In Candidatus Desulfofervidus auxilii, one genomic interval encodes:
- a CDS encoding cobyrinate a,c-diamide synthase, with the protein MREFPRIAISGLSGDAGKTLISVGLSRLWARQRRVICFKKGPDYIDMAWLSLAASYPCYNLDLFLANKSQVYASFVWNASKADVVVIEGNRGLYDGLDREGSVSTAELAKLLEIPLILIINCSKMTRTTAAVVLGCLNFDSQVPIKGIILNQLAHTRHQKIITACIEKYCHLPVVGNIPKLRNIIFPGRHLGLVPPQEHPQAEEAIENAAEVVAKYLDIEKIWEIASEAPLLKFKLQKMPQYREISVNIGIIRDSAFQFYYPENIEALKKAGAKIIEFSALNDDLLPPIDALYIGGGFPETHAHLLSANKGLRQAIKKAAEDGLPIYAECGGLMYLSEKLVSEEKTYPMAGVLPLVIGVSKKPQGHGYTILKVEKTNPYFKLGECLRGHEFHYSYVLGWSGEDKDTYFAFKMKRGYGIDGKHDGLCYKNVLATYTHLHALGTPDWASALIKQALVYKQRGSGEIKKLCNCSGF; encoded by the coding sequence ATGAGGGAATTTCCCAGAATTGCTATTTCTGGGTTAAGTGGTGATGCAGGTAAAACCCTCATTAGTGTTGGACTGAGCAGGCTTTGGGCCAGGCAAAGAAGGGTAATTTGTTTTAAAAAAGGGCCTGATTACATAGATATGGCCTGGCTTTCTCTGGCTGCGAGTTATCCCTGTTATAATTTAGATTTGTTTTTGGCTAACAAGTCTCAAGTGTATGCATCTTTTGTTTGGAATGCCTCTAAAGCAGATGTAGTGGTTATTGAGGGAAATCGTGGCTTATACGATGGTCTAGATAGAGAAGGCAGTGTAAGCACGGCTGAATTAGCCAAACTTCTCGAAATTCCCTTAATTCTGATTATCAATTGTAGTAAAATGACCCGCACTACAGCAGCGGTTGTCTTAGGCTGTTTAAATTTTGATTCGCAGGTGCCTATAAAGGGTATAATTTTAAACCAATTGGCCCATACTCGTCACCAAAAGATTATTACTGCCTGCATTGAAAAGTATTGTCATTTACCTGTAGTGGGAAATATTCCTAAATTGAGAAATATAATCTTTCCTGGAAGGCACTTGGGATTAGTACCTCCTCAAGAACACCCACAGGCAGAAGAGGCTATAGAAAATGCTGCTGAAGTAGTAGCCAAATATTTGGACATAGAAAAAATCTGGGAAATTGCTTCTGAGGCACCCCTATTAAAATTTAAGCTTCAGAAAATGCCCCAGTATAGAGAAATTTCAGTAAATATTGGGATTATTCGAGACTCGGCCTTTCAATTTTACTATCCCGAGAATATAGAGGCCTTAAAAAAAGCAGGGGCAAAAATAATAGAATTTAGCGCCTTAAATGATGACCTACTTCCTCCTATTGATGCCCTCTATATTGGGGGTGGTTTCCCTGAGACTCATGCCCACTTACTTTCAGCCAATAAGGGATTGAGACAGGCTATTAAAAAGGCCGCTGAAGATGGTTTGCCTATTTATGCTGAGTGTGGGGGGTTGATGTATCTAAGCGAAAAGCTAGTTAGTGAGGAAAAAACTTATCCTATGGCTGGTGTTTTGCCCTTAGTCATTGGGGTAAGCAAAAAACCTCAGGGGCATGGATATACTATTTTAAAGGTAGAGAAGACTAATCCCTATTTTAAGCTAGGAGAATGTTTGCGAGGACATGAATTTCATTATTCTTATGTTTTAGGCTGGTCAGGTGAAGATAAAGATACTTATTTTGCCTTTAAAATGAAAAGGGGCTATGGAATTGACGGGAAACACGATGGATTGTGTTATAAAAATGTCCTGGCTACTTATACCCACTTACATGCCTTAGGCACACCTGATTGGGCTAGTGCCTTGATTAAACAGGCATTGGTTTATAAACAGAGAGGGTCAGGGGAAATCAAAAAGCTTTGTAATTGTTCGGGTTTCTGA
- the gyrA gene encoding DNA gyrase subunit A: MAVERERIQPVRLEDELKHSYLDYAMSVIIGRALPDVRDGLKPVHRRILYAMKTLGNEWNKPYKKSARIVGDVIGKYHPHGDTAVYDALVRMAQPFSMRYPLVDGQGNFGSIDGDPPAAMRYTEVRMCPITQELLKDLEKETVEWLPNYDGTLKEPVVLPSRLPNLLINGSAGIAVGMATNIPPHNLGEIIDALIACLERPEITVEELMQFVPGPDFPTGGIIYGEEGIKKAYTEGKGIISIRGRVEIEEKKGKTCLVISEIPFQLCKTRLIEKIAELIKEKRITGIVEIRDESDREGIRIVLEIKRGENVQVILNKLYTYTPLETSYGIILLTLVHNRPVLCHLKTLLVSFLEHRREIIIRRTQYELKKAKEKAHILEGLKIALDHLDTVISLIRKAESPSVAKKELIHQFELTEIQARAILEMRLQRLTQLERASLIQEYKASLQDIARYEAILKSGALVKEIIKEELKEIKNKYADPRRTEIKAQREKIYTEDLIPDEEVVVTLTHRGYVKRIPLDVYREQRRGGKGIMGVDLKKKDFVQDIFIASTHSYLLIFTQKGIAYGLKVYEIPPGGRIAMGKPLVNLINLPPQEKIAFVLSVKDFKNDLFITMVTKKGIVKKTPISEFTYLTSTIRGIKAATIDPDDQLVCGHLTEGKNDIFLLTKTGISIRFKESDVRPMGRMARGVIGIRLDDNNWVVSMDTLIENKGFILIVTEKGYGKRTSVELFRVQSRGGKGIIALKTSKKTGNVIGMTYVGDSDEILLINNIGKIIRLKVDNISILGRQARGVKLINLKEDERVVGVAKVLKENMI, from the coding sequence ATGGCTGTTGAAAGAGAGAGGATTCAGCCAGTAAGGCTGGAAGACGAGCTTAAACACTCATACCTTGATTATGCTATGAGTGTTATCATTGGACGTGCCTTGCCTGATGTTCGGGATGGCTTAAAGCCTGTGCATCGTCGTATCCTTTATGCCATGAAGACATTGGGCAATGAATGGAATAAGCCTTACAAAAAGTCTGCTAGAATTGTGGGTGATGTTATTGGTAAGTATCATCCTCATGGAGACACTGCTGTTTACGATGCTTTAGTGCGAATGGCTCAGCCTTTTTCTATGCGTTACCCTTTGGTGGATGGCCAAGGAAATTTTGGTTCTATAGATGGGGACCCTCCGGCAGCCATGCGTTATACCGAAGTGCGCATGTGCCCTATTACGCAAGAATTACTGAAAGATTTAGAAAAAGAAACTGTGGAATGGTTGCCTAATTATGATGGCACTTTGAAAGAACCTGTAGTTTTACCCTCTCGTCTTCCAAATCTTTTAATAAATGGTTCTGCAGGAATTGCTGTAGGAATGGCTACCAATATCCCTCCCCATAATTTGGGTGAAATAATAGATGCTCTTATTGCCTGTTTGGAAAGACCAGAAATCACAGTTGAAGAATTAATGCAGTTTGTCCCAGGCCCAGATTTTCCAACAGGAGGCATTATTTATGGCGAAGAAGGAATTAAAAAGGCTTACACAGAAGGAAAGGGAATTATCTCTATTAGGGGTCGGGTAGAAATAGAAGAAAAAAAAGGAAAAACCTGTTTAGTCATTAGTGAAATCCCCTTTCAATTGTGTAAGACGCGTTTAATAGAAAAAATTGCTGAATTAATAAAAGAAAAAAGGATAACGGGTATTGTTGAAATTAGAGACGAATCAGATAGAGAAGGGATTCGGATTGTTTTAGAAATTAAAAGAGGGGAAAATGTTCAAGTGATACTAAATAAACTCTATACTTACACCCCTTTAGAAACTAGTTATGGTATTATTCTTCTAACTTTAGTGCATAACCGTCCTGTTCTTTGCCATTTAAAAACACTTTTGGTCTCCTTTCTTGAACACCGTCGTGAAATTATCATTCGCCGCACTCAGTATGAGCTAAAAAAAGCTAAGGAAAAGGCCCATATTTTAGAGGGATTAAAGATTGCCTTAGACCATTTGGATACAGTAATCTCCTTGATTCGTAAGGCAGAAAGTCCTTCGGTAGCCAAAAAGGAACTAATACACCAATTTGAGTTAACAGAAATTCAAGCACGAGCCATTCTGGAGATGCGACTCCAACGACTTACTCAATTAGAGAGAGCAAGTCTTATTCAAGAATATAAAGCGAGTCTTCAAGACATTGCCAGATATGAGGCCATCCTAAAAAGTGGGGCATTGGTGAAGGAAATTATCAAAGAGGAATTGAAAGAGATAAAAAACAAATATGCTGACCCAAGAAGGACAGAGATAAAGGCTCAGCGGGAAAAAATTTATACAGAAGACCTTATTCCTGACGAAGAAGTAGTAGTTACTTTAACCCATCGTGGCTATGTAAAACGGATTCCTTTGGATGTGTATAGAGAACAACGTCGTGGTGGTAAAGGAATTATGGGGGTTGATTTAAAAAAGAAAGATTTTGTTCAGGACATATTTATAGCTTCTACTCACAGTTACTTACTTATTTTCACTCAAAAAGGCATAGCCTATGGACTAAAAGTCTATGAAATTCCTCCTGGTGGCCGGATAGCTATGGGTAAACCATTAGTGAATCTTATCAATCTTCCTCCTCAAGAAAAAATTGCTTTTGTTTTAAGTGTAAAAGACTTTAAAAATGACCTGTTCATCACGATGGTGACCAAAAAAGGAATAGTTAAAAAAACTCCTATTTCTGAATTTACTTATCTAACATCCACTATCCGGGGTATTAAGGCCGCTACCATTGACCCAGATGACCAGTTGGTATGTGGACACTTGACTGAAGGGAAAAATGATATTTTCCTCCTCACTAAAACAGGTATTAGTATAAGATTTAAAGAATCCGATGTTCGCCCTATGGGAAGGATGGCTAGAGGTGTAATTGGTATCCGTTTAGATGATAATAATTGGGTAGTTAGTATGGATACATTAATTGAAAATAAAGGATTTATCTTAATTGTTACCGAAAAGGGCTATGGGAAAAGAACATCTGTGGAATTATTTAGGGTTCAAAGCCGTGGAGGAAAGGGAATTATTGCCTTAAAAACCTCAAAAAAAACAGGAAATGTTATAGGTATGACTTATGTGGGAGACTCTGATGAAATTTTGTTGATAAACAATATAGGAAAAATCATCCGCCTAAAAGTAGATAACATATCTATTTTAGGAAGACAGGCAAGGGGAGTAAAACTCATAAACTTAAAAGAAGATGAAAGGGTAGTAGGTGTGGCTAAAGTATTAAAGGAAAATATGATTTAA
- a CDS encoding IS110 family transposase, producing the protein MKRLSGGIDIGSDNHHIIIMDDEEQILYDQKIAHKFSEFYKAVREFREIEKREGGIISFAIEGKNGYGAPFDRILIESGFTLYNVDNLKLKQFRNVFGAEWRNDKRDAKMLAKMLKLRDYLDAENEKAFIAVEKATKINEKLKILSRHQQTLIDEKIRLQNRLRKRLLEVSPEILEIGDTDSKKMLRLLVRYPDFSRYK; encoded by the coding sequence GTGAAAAGGTTATCTGGAGGAATCGATATTGGCAGTGATAATCATCACATAATTATCATGGATGATGAAGAACAGATTTTGTATGACCAGAAGATAGCACACAAATTCAGTGAATTTTATAAGGCAGTTAGAGAATTTAGAGAGATTGAGAAAAGAGAAGGTGGGATAATATCATTTGCAATTGAAGGAAAGAATGGATACGGAGCACCATTTGATCGGATACTTATAGAGAGCGGATTCACCTTATACAATGTAGATAATTTAAAATTAAAACAATTTCGGAATGTATTTGGGGCAGAATGGCGTAACGATAAAAGGGACGCAAAAATGTTAGCAAAAATGCTGAAATTAAGAGATTATTTAGACGCTGAAAATGAAAAGGCATTCATTGCGGTAGAGAAGGCAACAAAAATCAATGAAAAGTTAAAGATTCTGTCTCGGCATCAACAAACCCTGATAGATGAGAAGATAAGGTTGCAAAACAGGCTTCGAAAAAGGCTATTAGAAGTATCTCCTGAGATATTAGAGATTGGTGATACAGACAGCAAGAAGATGTTGAGGCTTCTGGTAAGGTATCCTGATTTTTCGAGATATAAG
- a CDS encoding Lrp/AsnC family transcriptional regulator: MDKKIINGLQGDLPIESRPFASIAQRLGIKEEELLKHIKNFIENGIIRRFGATIFHHRSGFEANAMVAWKVPSDRLKEVGEIMATFPEVTHCYARITHSNWPYNLYAMVHGRTEEECINIVKKIARAVKIKHYQLLFTEDTFKRTSPQYF; the protein is encoded by the coding sequence ATGGATAAAAAAATTATTAATGGATTGCAAGGGGACTTACCTATAGAATCACGTCCTTTTGCTAGTATTGCCCAAAGATTAGGAATAAAGGAGGAAGAACTATTAAAACACATAAAAAATTTTATAGAAAATGGTATCATTAGGCGATTTGGAGCAACTATATTCCACCATCGTTCAGGCTTTGAGGCTAACGCTATGGTAGCTTGGAAGGTCCCTTCAGATAGATTAAAAGAAGTGGGGGAAATAATGGCTACTTTTCCTGAAGTTACCCATTGTTATGCTCGGATAACTCATTCAAATTGGCCTTATAATCTTTATGCTATGGTCCATGGGCGAACTGAAGAAGAATGTATTAATATCGTGAAAAAAATTGCTAGGGCTGTTAAAATAAAACATTACCAACTCTTGTTTACAGAAGATACATTCAAACGGACTTCTCCGCAGTATTTTTAA
- a CDS encoding endonuclease/exonuclease/phosphatase family protein, translating into MTSLRVMSVNIRYDNPKDGPNRWCFRKKSLATLIKEVNPDIFGSQEGWEDQINELKTLLPQYKYYVSAPEWNRKRMFPCVWVREDINIRESNTLWLSPTPVIPFSKVSGSIFPRSTTYVIAQKANTPFLFINAHLDLASEEVRLKQTTILLREIEKVNHKSYPMILVGDFNTTSTSPIYTVLTEKFIDVWKWLELPEEHTFHGFTGRGMRGRIDWILVSSEVIIKKAKILKQTPFDVYPSDHFPVMAELEL; encoded by the coding sequence ATGACCTCTTTAAGAGTAATGAGTGTTAACATCCGTTATGATAATCCTAAAGATGGCCCTAATCGATGGTGTTTTAGAAAAAAATCCTTAGCCACTTTGATAAAAGAAGTTAACCCTGATATTTTTGGTAGTCAAGAGGGTTGGGAAGACCAAATAAATGAACTTAAAACCCTATTACCTCAATATAAGTATTATGTATCTGCGCCTGAGTGGAATAGAAAAAGGATGTTTCCTTGTGTTTGGGTGAGGGAAGATATAAATATAAGGGAAAGCAATACTCTTTGGTTATCACCCACTCCTGTTATTCCTTTTAGCAAAGTATCAGGAAGTATATTTCCTAGGAGCACTACTTATGTGATAGCCCAAAAGGCCAACACCCCATTTTTATTTATAAACGCACATTTAGACCTAGCATCAGAAGAAGTGAGATTGAAGCAGACAACTATATTGTTGAGAGAAATTGAGAAAGTTAACCATAAATCCTATCCCATGATTTTGGTTGGTGATTTTAATACCACTTCTACCAGCCCAATTTACACTGTTTTGACAGAAAAATTTATAGATGTGTGGAAATGGCTTGAACTACCAGAGGAACATACCTTTCATGGTTTTACTGGTAGAGGAATGAGGGGTAGAATAGATTGGATTTTGGTTTCTTCAGAGGTAATTATAAAAAAGGCTAAAATACTAAAACAAACTCCTTTTGATGTTTATCCCTCTGATCATTTTCCAGTAATGGCTGAACTTGAATTATAG
- a CDS encoding ABC transporter ATP-binding protein, with the protein MLYIQNLHVEVEGKEVIHGLNLEIRPSEVHCLLGPNGSGKTTLLMTIMGFSGYKVTKGNIFFKGTDITQLSVDERVKMGIGISFQRPPSIPGVKLLQLVELCKRFKKDVMSMAQELNLVDFLERDINVGFSGGEIKRSELLQLWAQNPDLVLLDEPESGVDVENIILIGRIINKILERNELGIPLGETRAEIKKKRRKSGLVITHTGTILNYVHADKGHVLVEGRLACSGNPYEIFRYIREKGYEECVKCAWQARR; encoded by the coding sequence ATGCTTTACATACAAAACTTACATGTAGAGGTAGAAGGCAAAGAGGTCATTCATGGTCTCAACCTGGAAATAAGGCCTAGTGAAGTGCATTGTCTTCTAGGTCCTAATGGGTCTGGAAAGACTACGCTACTTATGACTATTATGGGATTCTCTGGTTATAAGGTAACAAAAGGCAATATATTCTTTAAGGGTACAGATATTACCCAGCTATCTGTTGATGAGCGAGTTAAAATGGGCATAGGTATTTCTTTCCAACGCCCTCCTAGTATTCCTGGAGTAAAGTTATTGCAGTTGGTTGAACTGTGTAAACGATTTAAAAAAGATGTTATGAGTATGGCCCAGGAGTTGAATTTAGTAGATTTCTTGGAGAGAGATATTAATGTAGGTTTCTCTGGAGGCGAAATTAAACGTTCGGAATTACTTCAATTATGGGCTCAGAATCCTGATTTGGTCTTACTGGATGAGCCAGAATCAGGTGTGGATGTGGAAAATATTATTCTTATTGGCCGTATCATAAATAAAATTTTAGAGCGAAATGAACTAGGAATACCCTTAGGAGAAACCAGGGCAGAAATTAAGAAAAAAAGGCGTAAATCAGGTTTGGTGATCACCCATACGGGCACAATTTTAAATTATGTCCATGCAGACAAAGGGCATGTTTTGGTGGAGGGACGATTGGCTTGCAGTGGGAATCCCTATGAGATATTTCGCTATATCAGGGAAAAGGGATATGAAGAATGTGTAAAGTGTGCTTGGCAGGCAAGGAGATGA
- a CDS encoding SufB/SufD family protein, giving the protein MTNKLREINERAKKALRKKAIYGPDIDIKKFHQKAEKPQIDINHLPEEEQKRMLESGIDPTAKERSGSFIQIDHTVTHYQVVQEGIEIMSTDEALTKYDWMVDYWWKALPVDTDKYTAHIELHQNHGYFIRVLPGVKTAFPLQACLFMAQEHLNQAVHNIIICEEGSELSVITGCATSHKVRTGLHIGASEFFIKKGAICNFTMIHNWAEEMAVRPRTGIIVEEGGAFVSNYICLKRVADLQTFPTAYLHKDAVAEFNTILVAPPGSYLDTGARVFLQGENSRAEVVSRSITIGGTIIARGHLIGQTPNIKAHLECKGLILSEKGVIHAIPELEGRVSGVEMSHEAAVGKIAQEQIEYLMARGLSQSEATSLIVRGFLRVDIKGLPPELKAELDKAIEATEKDMM; this is encoded by the coding sequence ATGACTAATAAATTGAGGGAAATTAATGAGCGGGCTAAAAAGGCTTTAAGAAAAAAGGCTATTTATGGACCAGATATAGACATCAAAAAATTTCACCAAAAAGCCGAAAAACCACAGATTGACATAAATCATCTTCCTGAAGAAGAACAAAAAAGAATGTTAGAATCTGGTATTGACCCCACTGCCAAAGAAAGAAGCGGCTCTTTTATTCAAATTGACCATACGGTAACTCATTACCAAGTAGTCCAAGAAGGTATAGAAATCATGAGCACTGATGAGGCCTTAACTAAATATGACTGGATGGTGGATTACTGGTGGAAGGCCTTGCCCGTAGATACTGATAAATACACCGCCCATATAGAATTGCATCAAAATCATGGATATTTTATTAGGGTATTGCCAGGGGTAAAAACAGCCTTTCCTCTACAGGCTTGTTTATTTATGGCTCAAGAACATCTTAATCAAGCAGTGCATAATATTATTATCTGTGAAGAGGGTTCAGAATTGAGTGTCATTACCGGTTGTGCCACTTCCCATAAAGTAAGGACAGGACTTCATATTGGTGCATCTGAATTTTTTATTAAAAAAGGTGCTATTTGTAATTTTACTATGATTCACAATTGGGCTGAAGAAATGGCGGTTAGGCCGCGCACTGGTATCATCGTGGAAGAAGGAGGGGCATTTGTATCTAATTATATTTGTTTGAAAAGAGTGGCTGATTTGCAAACGTTTCCCACCGCATATTTACATAAAGATGCAGTAGCTGAATTTAATACTATTTTAGTGGCACCGCCAGGGTCTTACCTTGATACTGGTGCTAGGGTGTTCCTACAAGGAGAAAATAGCCGCGCAGAGGTGGTTTCCAGAAGCATAACTATTGGGGGAACTATTATTGCTAGAGGACATCTCATTGGTCAAACTCCTAATATTAAAGCCCACTTAGAATGTAAAGGTCTCATTCTCTCTGAAAAAGGAGTTATTCACGCCATTCCCGAACTAGAAGGGCGTGTTTCTGGAGTAGAAATGTCCCATGAGGCGGCTGTGGGGAAAATTGCGCAGGAGCAAATAGAATATCTAATGGCTCGAGGATTAAGCCAAAGCGAAGCTACTTCTCTTATTGTAAGGGGATTTTTGCGAGTGGATATAAAAGGTTTACCACCAGAATTAAAGGCTGAATTAGATAAGGCCATAGAGGCTACTGAAAAGGATATGATGTAG
- the selA gene encoding L-seryl-tRNA(Sec) selenium transferase, whose protein sequence is MEAKNMLLRQIPSVDHVLGQESLRSILNHYPRQMVVDAVRKVLDRQRKQVLRGELVTISHQEILSQITAEVKKKGENQLKPVINATGVVVHTNLGRSLLAQKAIEHLVEVAQHYNNLEYDLEQGKRGSRYSHVETLLCELTGAEASMVVNNNAGAVFLTLNTLACGKKVIVSRGELIEIGGSFRIPDVMARSGAILTEVGTTNRTHIYDYEQAIDEQTALIMKVHKSNYKIIGFTKEVGLEELVTLGQKHNLPVIEDLGSGNFVDLTKYGLEKEPLVQKSIAAGVDIVSFSGDKLLGGPQAGIILGKRKFIEPIKKNPLNRALRIDKLTLAGLESTLRLYQDEKQALKEIPTLRLLTFPPAYLRRQAFRLKKLIQNSFDEKILKVGIKRSVSKVGGGALPGQELPTFVVVIKPAHISVLELEQRLRVARPPLVARIEEDLLCLDVRTIQNDELKLIPQIIKQALDKGHDQGN, encoded by the coding sequence ATGGAAGCAAAAAATATGTTATTGCGACAGATACCTTCCGTGGACCATGTCTTGGGACAGGAATCCTTAAGGTCTATTCTAAACCATTATCCTCGACAGATGGTAGTAGATGCAGTAAGAAAAGTTTTAGATAGACAACGAAAACAAGTATTAAGAGGGGAATTAGTTACCATAAGTCACCAAGAAATCTTAAGTCAAATTACTGCTGAAGTTAAGAAAAAAGGAGAAAACCAACTTAAACCTGTTATCAACGCTACTGGAGTGGTAGTGCATACCAATCTGGGACGTTCTCTGTTAGCCCAAAAGGCCATTGAACATTTAGTAGAAGTTGCCCAGCACTATAATAATCTGGAATACGACTTAGAACAAGGTAAACGTGGTAGTCGTTATAGCCATGTTGAAACCTTGCTTTGCGAACTTACCGGAGCAGAAGCGTCTATGGTAGTAAATAACAATGCTGGTGCGGTGTTTTTGACCTTGAATACTTTAGCCTGTGGTAAAAAAGTAATTGTTTCTCGTGGAGAATTGATAGAAATAGGAGGTTCTTTTCGTATTCCTGATGTAATGGCTAGAAGTGGGGCCATTCTCACAGAGGTGGGCACCACTAATCGCACCCATATTTATGATTATGAACAAGCCATTGATGAACAAACTGCCCTTATTATGAAGGTGCATAAAAGTAATTATAAAATCATAGGATTCACTAAAGAGGTAGGATTAGAAGAATTGGTAACTTTAGGACAAAAACACAATTTGCCTGTAATTGAAGACTTAGGAAGCGGTAACTTTGTGGATTTAACTAAATATGGTTTAGAAAAAGAACCTCTGGTTCAGAAAAGCATAGCCGCTGGAGTAGATATAGTTAGTTTTAGCGGGGATAAACTTTTGGGTGGTCCCCAGGCTGGTATTATCTTGGGTAAAAGGAAATTTATTGAGCCTATTAAGAAAAATCCATTAAATCGGGCCTTAAGGATAGATAAACTTACCCTGGCAGGTCTAGAAAGCACCTTAAGACTTTATCAGGATGAAAAACAGGCCTTAAAAGAAATTCCTACTTTACGCCTTCTCACTTTTCCTCCAGCTTATTTAAGACGACAAGCATTCCGTTTAAAAAAACTCATCCAAAATAGTTTTGATGAAAAAATACTCAAGGTAGGGATTAAACGCAGTGTCTCTAAAGTAGGAGGAGGGGCTTTACCAGGACAGGAATTACCCACTTTTGTAGTGGTTATCAAGCCTGCTCATATTTCTGTGTTAGAATTGGAACAAAGGTTACGAGTTGCTAGACCCCCTTTGGTGGCGCGTATAGAAGAAGACCTTCTATGTTTGGATGTGAGAACTATTCAAAATGATGAGCTAAAGCTTATTCCTCAAATAATTAAGCAGGCTTTAGATAAAGGTCATGATCAAGGAAATTGA
- the nth gene encoding endonuclease III, protein MKEKVKNILKILDEHYPNVRVALNYTNPLELLIATILSAQCTDERVNQITPYLFKKYPTAKDYATADLKTLEEDIKPTGFYKNKAKHIKECCQVLVEKYHGQVPANLEILTKLPGIGRKTANVVLGNAFDIPGIVVDTHVRRVAKRLGLTKHQDALKIEKDLMQLIPKEKWTKFSLQLTWHGRRICKARKPQCNKCPLHKWCDEYQKV, encoded by the coding sequence GTGAAAGAAAAGGTTAAAAATATCCTTAAGATACTGGATGAGCATTATCCTAATGTAAGGGTGGCCTTAAATTATACCAATCCCTTAGAATTGCTTATAGCTACTATTCTTTCTGCCCAATGCACTGATGAAAGGGTTAACCAAATAACTCCTTATCTATTTAAGAAATATCCTACAGCCAAGGATTATGCTACGGCTGATTTAAAAACACTGGAAGAAGATATTAAACCCACAGGCTTTTATAAAAATAAGGCTAAGCATATAAAAGAGTGCTGTCAGGTGTTGGTAGAAAAATACCATGGTCAGGTGCCTGCAAATTTAGAAATATTGACCAAGTTGCCTGGTATAGGAAGAAAGACGGCCAATGTAGTTTTGGGGAATGCATTTGATATACCAGGAATTGTAGTGGATACTCATGTAAGGAGAGTAGCAAAACGATTAGGACTTACTAAGCATCAAGATGCTTTAAAGATAGAGAAAGACTTGATGCAGTTAATTCCTAAAGAAAAATGGACTAAATTTTCCCTTCAATTAACCTGGCATGGCCGCCGTATCTGTAAGGCACGAAAACCTCAGTGTAACAAATGCCCCTTGCATAAATGGTGTGATGAATATCAAAAAGTCTAA
- a CDS encoding cold-shock protein, whose amino-acid sequence MKFKGKVKWFNDNKGYGFIQRDDGTDVFVHFSAIEGEGYKTLKEGQEVEFEVVESPKGLQASKVIRL is encoded by the coding sequence ATGAAGTTTAAAGGTAAGGTGAAGTGGTTTAATGACAACAAGGGCTATGGTTTTATCCAGCGTGATGATGGAACAGATGTGTTTGTGCATTTTTCAGCTATTGAAGGTGAAGGGTATAAAACTTTAAAAGAAGGACAAGAAGTTGAGTTTGAAGTAGTAGAATCTCCAAAAGGATTGCAAGCCTCAAAGGTTATTCGTTTATAG
- the tatC gene encoding twin-arginine translocase subunit TatC, with translation MSEESKLPFTTHLEELRRRLIYAVVAIVLGAIIAFLFAKQLFYFLAQPLVKILPANQPMIFTALTEAFFTYFKVALLAGFFLASPVVFYQLWKFIAPGLYEHEKKFVIPFVIFATLFFILGGAFAYYIVFPFGFKFFLGFSTDYLKLLPKMSEYFSLSLKLIFAFGIVFEMPVITFFLAKMGVVNGEMLSSKRRYAIVLVFVVAALLTPPDVGTQLLMAGPLILLYEVSVWVARIFGRKSQTPSK, from the coding sequence ATGAGTGAAGAAAGCAAACTTCCATTTACCACTCATTTGGAAGAATTACGTCGGCGGTTAATATATGCGGTCGTAGCTATAGTATTAGGAGCAATTATTGCCTTTCTTTTTGCCAAACAGCTTTTTTACTTTTTAGCACAACCACTAGTCAAAATTTTACCCGCCAATCAACCCATGATTTTCACTGCCCTTACAGAAGCCTTTTTTACCTATTTTAAAGTCGCTCTTTTGGCTGGTTTTTTTCTGGCCTCTCCAGTAGTATTTTACCAATTATGGAAATTTATTGCACCTGGATTGTATGAACATGAAAAAAAATTTGTAATACCTTTTGTTATTTTTGCTACCCTTTTCTTTATTTTAGGAGGAGCCTTTGCTTATTACATCGTTTTCCCCTTTGGCTTTAAATTCTTTCTTGGTTTTTCTACTGACTATTTAAAACTTCTGCCCAAGATGAGTGAATATTTTTCCCTCAGTTTAAAGCTAATTTTTGCCTTTGGGATAGTATTTGAAATGCCAGTGATTACCTTCTTTTTAGCCAAAATGGGCGTAGTCAATGGAGAAATGTTGAGTTCAAAAAGGCGTTATGCCATTGTATTGGTTTTTGTGGTAGCTGCCCTTCTTACACCCCCAGATGTGGGAACACAACTCCTGATGGCTGGTCCTTTAATCTTACTTTATGAAGTTAGTGTCTGGGTAGCCAGAATTTTCGGCCGAAAATCTCAAACCCCTAGCAAATAA